Proteins from one Rhizoctonia solani chromosome 5, complete sequence genomic window:
- a CDS encoding protein kinase C: MASLASEIDQKIQETKTKIQLERKLLDGTRAMKNATTNQDVLRRLDAKIRDSEASLIYFEETLQSLHAKKRGPDSADARGPGAGGSPSTPRGWGGEQNRSLPLPPDDGAPIEAAPKRNYTNLDLLKADTPHTNARITKMIHLLETKLRTEQQYKRGTEKMIQLYTAEGDKKSRVEAEGKRFESENKIQLLQQALKRYKSLYIMDDEEDGEFEETHVGKLMISLTGAKHLEHPTLQAGARRASKNPAYETTVVIRIEGTPRAQSHPSRTDRWNEDFTIDVDKANEIEIALYDKAVGSAATQPSTPIGLLWMRISDIAEAQRRQKVDMEVGQGGWVTAGAMGGGSVGQGRAVQALGAPIGGGAPSQEGISGVFTVEPEGAIAMTVSFVKENVRKRPFDGAPGGLGRQGAVRMRKGEVHEMNGHQFVQRQFYQLMQCAYCSEFFVNAGYQCEDCRYCCHKKCYPKVVTKCISKSNVDDDPDDAKINHRIPHRFETMTNLSTNWCCHCGYMLPLGRKNFKKCTECDLTCHAACAHLVPYFCGMTMANASALINSMRDIRSHQQHRPRPPTHQTQPSFSHQPSGSQSGITYEPEKQPTSPTTQIEQGMSGMNLGRPQDDYGPGPAQPPKSSPYPPSNQPLYGSGVAQVPLPGPPGPAKRTSGPGYDPYGTPPNVHAQPAQRPNNLPPPAQAQQQRPDPYATQQYQQPPPQHNAPPQQQVAPPKKRSIGLNDFNFLAVLGKGNFGKVMLAEEKKTNSLYAIKVLKKEFVIDHDEVESTRSEKRVFLAAARERHPFLLGLHSCFQTETRIYFVMEYVSGGDLMLHIQRKQFSLRQAKFYACEVLLALEYFHSQGIIYRDLKLDNILLTLDGHVKVADYGLCKENMEYGQTTSTFCGTPEFMAPEILLEQRYGRAVDWWAFGVLTYEMLLGQSPFRGDDEDEIFDAILEDEPLYPITMPRDAVSILQRLLTRDPSKRLGSGPTDAEEIKAHPFFNTVNFDDVLNKRIPPPYYPTISSAHDTSNFDTEFTREQPTLTPVHGQLSAADQAQFQGFSWQVEYYIRVGHKLTTLHK, translated from the exons ATGGCGAGCCTT GCTTCGGAAATTGACCAGAAGATTCAAGAGACGAAGACCAAGATCCAGTTGGAGCGCAAGCTGCTCGATGGAACGCGGGCTATGAAGAATGCCACGACCAATCAGGATGTTTTACGACGATTAGATGCCAAAATTCGCGATAGCGAGGCCAGTCTTATTTATTTCGAAGAAACACTTCAAAGCCTACACGCCAAGAAACGCGGCCCCGATTCCGCAGACGCGCGAGGACCTGGTGCTGGCGGATCACCTTCAACCCCCCGTGGATGGGGTGGTGAACAGAATAGATCCCTGCCACTGCCTCCTGACGATGGCGCGCCCATCGAGGCCGCACCCAAGAGGAATTACACCAATCTTG ATTTACTCAAGGCCGACACGCCTCACACCAATGCTAGGATTACGAAAATGATCCATCTTCTTGAAACCAAGCTTCGGACCGAACAGCAGTACAAACGCGGAACGGAGAAGATGATTCAGCTCTACACTGCAGAGGGCGATAAGAAGAGCCGCGTTGAGGCCGAGGGCAAGCGATTTGAAAGCGAGAACAAGATCCAGCTCCTTCAGCAAGCTCTAAAACGTTATAAATCTTTGTATATCATGGACGATGAAGAGGATG GAGAATTTGAAGAAACCCATGTCGGGAAGCTCATGATATCTCTAACTGGGGCAAAGCATCTTGAGCATCCTACTCTTCAAGCTGGCGCCCGTCGCGCTTCGAAAAACCCTGCCTATGAAACCACAGTTGTCATCAGGATCGAAGGAACCCCACGTGCCCAATCTCATCCTTCCCGTACGGATAGGTGGAACGAAGATTTCACGATCGACGTAGACAAGGCGAACGAGATCGAAATCGCCTTGTATGATAAAGCCGTTGGGAGTGCTGCAACACAGCCTTCTACCCCAATTGGACTCTTATGGATGAGAATTAGTGATATTGCCGAGGCCCAACGAAGACAAAAGGTTGACATGGAGGTTGGGCAAGGGGGTTGGGTCACGGCCGGCGCCATGGGCGGTGGTTCTGTGGGTCAAGGAAGGGCAGTGCAGGCGCTGG GGGCTCCGATAGGAGGAGGAGCTCCTTCTCAAGAAGGTATCTCTGGAGTTTTCACGGTTGAGCCAGAAGGCGCAATCGCCATGACAGTTAGTTTTG TCAAGGAGAACGTCAGGAAGAGGCCTTTCGATGGTGCCCCCGGAGGTCTTGGCCGTCAGGGTGCCGTTCGTATGCGCAAGGGCGAAGTGCATGAGATGAACGGGCATCAGTTTGTCCAAAGACAATTCTACCAGCTCATGCAATGCGCATACTGCAGCGAGTTCTTCGTCAACGCAGGATACCAATGCGAAGATTGTCGTTACTGTTGCCACAAGAAGTGTTATCCAAAGGTCGTCACTAAGTGTATTAGCAAGAGTAATGTAGACGAT GATCCCGACGATGCCAAGATTAACCACCGAATACCTCATCGGTTCGAAACTATGACGAATCTGAGCACAAACTGGTGCTGCCACTGTGGATACATGCTGCCGCTTGGTCGGAAGAACTTCAAGAAATGTACAG AATGCGATCTTACATGCCATGCTGCATGCGCTCACCTCGTCCCGTACTTCTGTGGTATGACCATGGCGAATGCCAGCGCTCTCATCAACAGTATGCGAGATATCCGTTCCCACCAACAGCATCGTCCGCGCCCTCCAACGCATCAGACTCAACCCTCATTCTCTCATCAACCTTCCGGGTCTCAATCTGGCATCACATACGAACCAGAAAAACAGCCCACAAGTCCTACAACCCAAATCGAGCAAGGCATGAGTGGGATGAACCTTGGCCGACCGCAAGATGATTATGGCCCAGGACCTGCTCAACCACCGAAGTCTTCGCCGTACCCACCTAGCAATCAACCGCTTTATGGTTCCGGCGTCGCTCAAGTACCTTTACCAGGACCTCCTGGCCCGGCAAAGAGGACGAGCGGACCTGGGTACGACCCCTACGGCACCCCACCAAATGTGCATGCG CAACCCGCCCAGCGCCCAAACAACCTTCCTCCTCCTGCTCAGGCTCAACAACAGCGTCCTGATCCTTACG CCACCCAACAATATCAGCAGCCACCCCCTCAGCACAACGCCCCTCCCCAACAACAAGTTGCGCCCCCCAAGAAACGTTCAATCGGTTTGAACGATTTCAACTTCCTGGCTGTCTTGGGTAAAGGCAACTTTGGAAAAGTCATGCTTgctgaggagaagaagaCCAATTCGCTCTATGCCATCAAGGTGCTGAAAAAGGAGTTTGTTATTGACCATGACGAAGTAGAGAG TACTCGTTCCGAGAAGCGGGTCTTCCTTGCGGCCGCTCGTGAACGCCATCCCTTCCTTCTTGGATTGCACTCGTGCTTCCAAACAGAAACTCGTATTTACTTCGTCATGGAGTATGTCTCAGGAGGAGACTTGATGTTGCATATTCAACGCAAACAGTTCTCTCTGCGCCAGGCCAAGTTCTACGCCTGCGAGGTTTTGCTAGCGCTAGAATATTTCCATTCGCAAGGAATCATCTACCG AGATTTGAAGTTGGACAACATTCTGTTGACCCTCGACGGACATGTCAAGGTTGCTGACTATGGTCTTTGCAAAGAGAATATGGAATATGGACAGACGACAAGCACGTTCTGTGGCACACCAGAATTCATGGCCCCCGAG ATCTTACTCGAACAACGCTATGGCCGTGCGGTCGACTGGTGGGCATTCGGAGTATTGACTTACGAAATGTTGCTCGGTCAATCGCCTTTCCGTGgtgatgatgaggatgaaATTTTCGACGCTATTCTAGAGGATGAGCCTCTCTACCCTATTACCATGCCACGCGATGCGGTTTCTATCTTGCAAAGG TTATTAACGCGTGATCCAAGCAAGCGACTTGGTTCCGGTCCCACCGATGCTGAGGAGATCAAGGCTCACCCGTTCTTCAATACAGTGAACTTTGATGACGTCCTAAATAAGCGAATTCCGCCCCCATATTACCCCACTATT TCATCTGCTCACGATACGAGCAACTTCGACACG GAATTCACAAGGGAGCAGCCGACTCTTACCCCAGTGCACGGGCAACTGTCGGCCGCAGATCAGGCTCAATTCCAAGGATTCTCATGGCAAGTCGAATACTACATCCGTGTTGGCCATAAACTAACCACATTGCACAAATAG
- a CDS encoding Dual specificity phosphatase, catalytic domain: protein MKSLGITHVACIRDVKEAFSVKPRFPGELQYLVLDVEDNEEQNLIRLFPRIFDRAKAFIDNALQSGGRVLVHCNGGISLSPSFVIMYVMERFQLAWDDALQMIKEYESIYKAQRAIQSAPDASRPAPTRRKREDDDEEAEESDTRRRPEPTEMQQKDIDMT, encoded by the exons ATGAAATCACTCGGTATAACACATGT TGCGTGTATTCGGGATGTGAAAGAGGCTTTCTCGGTTAAGCCGCGTTTCCCAGGTGAATTACAATACTTGGTGTTGGATGTAGAAGACAACGAGGAGCAAAATCTTATAAGACTTTTCCCTAG GATATTCGATAGAGCGAAAGCTTTCATTGACAACGCACTCCAAAGTGGCGGTCGAGTTCTCGTACATTGCAACGGTGGAATTAGCCTCTCGCCTTCGTTTGTGATCATGTATGTCATGGAGCGATTCCAGCTCGCTTGGGATGACGCCTTGCAAATG ATCAAA GAATATGAATCAATCTATAAAGCACAACGAGCAATCCAATCCGCGCCTGATGCTTCTCGCCCTGCCCCAACTCGTAGGAAACGCGAAGACGATGATGAGGAAGCAGAAGA ATCCGATACGCGACGTCGACCCGAACCAACCGAGATGCAGCAAAAGGACATTGATATGACTTGA
- a CDS encoding polysaccharide lyase family 8 protein has product MVYFRLLAVVAGSALAYAQTDDIQGDIQTLYKQRVASIIPGSGATAENVQNYMSKIREDGTWADVDYTTGCDARRANWPASVHWTRILSMAGAYYGTPGVTEYAKSPELWGVISRAMDYWFANDFSTIGNGACMDGGGLSMIYAHAELQDYGIRIGIVTPIYSNVILVPRTAGSACMLLRDELTPTQLGNCTHMTARSYAVFYREIQPAYTAGANTLEIASIGISAGLLENNRTGNATRLFEAFDRIHNGLVVQNEDYVDGVKPDGSFHQHIGMIYNGNYGGVFSGNIAALELQSLNTRFQANETGRNVLGLLLGGTQWMIYSDPGRKKHFWDYTVIPRFISFALADNQASSGVGGVDKNYRILGDSWNQTEMQRFVRDLEPVPTSVNAGPLVGNRMFWSSDYMVHRTEDTITTLKLISNRTKSSECTNTQNPYGFHLSDGVMYQYSTGAEYHDMWATIDWNLTPGSTTDYNATVLECSKTEVLGIEAYAGGISAGDVGVAAMKYLNPQTQQFSFRKAWFFFSDNVQHVLVNGIVSGTSAPVYSNLDQRLHKGAIYINDDEVESGNYSSVNRTKIWLNEGNKTGEWKNIGTSSQPAYTTDMFAASIFHDPSNLGGPIEYSIFPATGSNEDFKTKATKTTPKTIANDGTVSAAVDSEGHLMGAAFWAEGGGSVRVPTMGLMVHVDRAVALVLKYAGGQSGEIYLADPTHEPVP; this is encoded by the exons TCGGCTGCTCGCAGTAGTAGCTGGTTCAGCGCTGGCATATGCGCAGACAGACGATATTCAAGGTGACATTCAGACTCTCTACAAACAAAGAGTAGCGTCCATCATCCCCGGAAGCGGTGCTACTGCTGAGAACGTCCAGAATTA TATGTCTAAAATTCGTGAGGACGGCACGTGGGCAGATGTTGACTATACCACCGGTTGTGACGCTCGGCGTGCCAACTGGCCAGCCAGCGTCCATTGGACCCGGATTCTCTCAATGGCTGGAGCATACTATGGTACTCCAGGAGTTACTGAATATGCCAAAAGCCCGGAATTATGGGGTGTTATATCGCGGGCGATGGATTATTGGTTTGCCAACGATTTCAGCACAATCGGTAACGGAGCATGTATGGATGGGGGTGGTCTTTCGATGATCTATGCCCATGCGGAACTCCAGGATTATGGAATACGAATTGGTATAG TAACACCTATATATAGCAATGTGATACTCGTTCCTAGAACCGCTGGATCAGCATGCATGCTACTGCGCGACGAGCTGACCCCGACACAACTGGGGAACTGTACACACATGACTGCGCGTTCATACGCAGTATTCTATCGCGAGATCCAGCCAGCTTACACTGCTGGTGCAAACACACTAGAAATCGCCTCAATCGGAATTTCTGCTGGGCTTCTGGAGAACAACCGCACTGGAAATGCTACCAGATTATTCGAAGCATTTGATCGTATTCATAATGGG CTTGTGGTTCAAAACGAAGACTATGTAGATGGTGTAAAACCGGATGGCTCGTTTCACCAGCACATCGGGATGATATACAACG GCAACTATGGAGGCGTCTT CTCCGGAAACATTGCAGCACTTGAGTTGCAGTCGCTCAATACGAGATTCCAAGCAAACGAAACAGGCCGAAATGTACTTGGGTTGCTCCTCGGAGGCACACAGTGGATGATATACAGTGATCCTGGAAGGAAGAAGCATTTTTGGGACTAT ACTGTCATTCCCAGGTTCATTTCCTTTGCACTTGCGGATAATCA AGCGAGCTCAGGCGTTGGAGGAGTGGACAAAAATTACCGAATCCTTGGCGATTCATGGAACCAAACCGAGATGCAGAGGTTTGTCAGGGACTTGGAGCCGGTACCAACTTCAGTTAATGCGGGACCGCTTGTCGGTAATAGGAT GTTTTGGAGCTCCGACTACATG GTCCATCGTACAGAAGATACTATCACGACTCTCAAGCTCATCTCAAATCGAACGAAGAGCTCCGAGTGCACCAACACCCAGAATCCTTATGGTTTCCACCTTTCAGATGGTGTCATGTACCAATATTCTACAGGGGCAGAGTATCATGACATGTGGGCTACCATTGATTGGAACCTCACCCCAGGCTCCACCACGGACTACAACGCTACAGTTttggaatgttccaagacCGAAGTACTTGGCATTGAGGCTTATGCGGGTGGAATCAGCGCAGGAGATGTTGGCGTTGCGGCTATGAAGTATCTCAATCCTCAGACGCAGCAGTTCAGCTTCCGCAAAGCGTGGTTCTTTTTCTCCGATAACGTCCAGCACGTTCTCGTCAACGGTATCGTATCAGGAACCAGTGCACCAGTATACTCCAACCTCGACCAGAGACTACACAAGGGTGCTATTTATATCAACGATGACGAGGTTGAGAGCGGAAATTATAGCAGCGTGAATA GAACGAAGATATGGCTTAACGAAGGAAACAAGACGGGCGAGTGGAAGAATATTGGCACGAGCTCCCAGCCGGCATATACTACCGACATGTTTGCTGCGTCAATATTCCACGACCCATCAAATCTAGGCGGACCAATCGAGTACTCCATTTTCCCTGCGACAGGGTCGAACGAGGATTTCAAGACTAAGGCCACCAAAACCACGCCTAAAACCATTGCCAACGATGGGACCGTAAGTGCAGCCGTCGACTCCGAAGGGCATTTGATGGGAGCTGCATTCTGGGCCGAAGGCGGAGGCTCAGTTCGAGTCCCAACCATGGGACTTATGGTTCATGTCGACCGGGCTGTCGCACTCGTGCTAAAGTATGCTGGCGGACAGTCGGGCGAAATATACTTGGCAGACCCCACCCATGAACCGGTACCGTAA
- a CDS encoding DASH complex subunit Dad1: protein MSTTTAHDEHSFFERERERLIADIASSFEELLSNSNVINRRLEDLGGTGKSFDTVAQLWGSFHNLVREQERAAQDADVLAGTGSRLGGRTSTM from the exons ATGTCTACCACAACTGCCCACGATGAGCACTCCTTTTTTGAGCGAGAGCGTGAAAGGCTTATTGCCGATATTGCATCC AGTTTTGAGGAATTACTTTCCAACAGCAATGTGATTAATCGACGCCTTGAAGACCTGGGCGGGACAGGCAAAAGCTTTGACACTGTTGCACAACTTTGGGGGAGCTTCCATAATCTCGTCAGGGAGCAAGAGCGTGCAGCTCAGGACGCCGACGTATTAGCAGGTACTGGTTCCCGACTTGGCGGGCGGACCTCCACAATGTAG
- a CDS encoding DNA damage-binding protein: protein MCYTLPASDKVVAIVYTDATGRGWIIGRTADGMGPSPILPEKELEIIPDLVIPVWIENSNEDDTYGVLMFAPYKAVFLKTGTGNLDANQPTKGKGKPKPNRNKSEVKADIQASIVTIDVPWETYNVGDSFGHLHLATMSMEPQFAMSCMLLGDVSVPSTLSYLSNNILYVGSLSGPSQLVRIFDEIESPEGSVSRGKKKQPDDETTHLEVIVEHNKNLAPILDATLVEIDGSGQPRIALISGDESGGWLSVVHKGASFRELAILDGLGHLENIFPLKKYFDERTHSYLVASTTTSTYILSLADSSISLLSREELSGISRSETTILASNVPLGGVDAAIHVTPQKIVLIDIITGRAISSWKPPKGDITAAALDTSSSTICVATSEGHLFSLNIQSAGLLQTGEVNFKSKPHWQISSLAINAGIVAAAFWGSNEVQIFLLPGLKRVGESVIQEPSAASVVYLSNFGGELVPNMRRVVPLGAGPVHITTVAEPSEVRVIAAGKHSMALSVVNKRLSVSSLPLSDVCALAAVNAPGIGHSIYNLGSDTPLCLAHHEELSKYAIGCVRPRTDVLEERHFVRFHDDSTFKDLGQYKLKYSEMVTSIGVYTHGGNSYILAGTAIINPGENEPLAGRIILFGQDEENMIKFKASKDVEGGVSSIKQLGARIIAAIGHGIYLYNLGRGEVTISDPVARWERGYIVHDIIVRPNMIVVSDRLRSVSVLRFIERTSTPESHEEIETEEDSTILQFETVAMDMHAVWPTSVETDGNILTWELEDGNLEPRAAFHTGEIIHKFIASTAKSSAGPRTVAIFVTNTGRIGTLSTVDDADALQLTRLEMKLGDAIKGLGNIKHPEWRAPKLLHTGTKPPPRRGVTDGDFIKKFLELSSEEAKRILSSGSAAETIGSNEEARIRRCLDAISMEQ, encoded by the exons ATGTGCTATACGCTACCTGCCTCTGATAAAGTCGTTGCCATCGTGTACACGGATGCAACTGGGCGTGGGTGGATAATTGGTCGTACGGCGGACGGAATGGGGCCATCTCCCATACTGCCTGAGAAGGAGCTTGAAATCATACCTGATCTCGTTATTCCAGTTTGGATCGAGAATTCAAACGAAGACGATACTTACGGCGTCTTGATGTTTGCACCATACAAGGCTGTGTTTCTGAAAACGGGCACCGGAAACTTGGATGCGAACCAACCTACGAAGGGGAAGGGAAAACCAAAGCCAAACCGAAACAAATCTGAGGTCAAGGCAGATATTCAGGCGAGCATAGTTACTATTGATGTCCC ATGGGAAACATATAATGTTGGAGATTCTTTTGGCCACTTGCACCTTGCAACAATGTCCATGGAGCCTCAATTTGCCATGTCTTGCATGCTTCTGGGAGAC GTCTCAGTTCCTTCAACACTTTCATATCTATCAAACAACATTCTTTATGTTGGATCTTTATCTGGCCCGTCTCAATTAGTGCGTATTTTTGACGAAATAGAAAGTCCAGAAGGCAGTGTATCTCGTGGCAAGAAGAAACAACCTGATGACGAGACTACTCATCTCGAAGTGATCGTGGAGCACAACAAAAACTTAGCACCCATTCTGGACGCGACATTGGTTGAAATCGATGGATCGGGACAA CCCCGTATTGCTCTAATCTCTGGAGATGAATCTGGAGGGTGGCTGAGCGTGGTACATAAAGGAGCGTCATTCCGAGAACTGGCAATCCTGGACGGTTTGGGCCATCTTGAGAACATCTTTCCTCTTAAAAAATACTTTGATGAACG GACACATTCGTATTTGGTTGCTTCTACTACTACATCCACATACATCCTATCTCTTGCCGATTCTTCCATATCTCTGTTGTCCCGAGAGGAGCTCTCTGGAATCTCGCGAAGTGAAACAACTATACTGGCCTCTAACGTCCCGCTCGGAGGAGTTGATGCCGCTATCCATGTGACACCTCAGAAAATTGTGCTTATAGATATTATTACGGGGAGGGCGATTAGCTCCTGGAAACCACCCAAAGGAGATATCACGGCGGCAGCCTTGGATACATCATCATCAACCATATGTGTTGCGACCTCGGAGGGTCACCTGTTCTCTTTGAACATACAGTCTGCCGGGCTCTTGCAAACAGG TGAAGTTAACTTCAAGAGCAAACCACATTGGCAAATATCTTCCTTAGCGATCAACGCCGGGATAGTTGCTGCTGCATTCTGGGGGTCAAATGAAGTCCAGATATTTTTACTGCCTGGATTGAAGAGGGTAGGGGAATCAGTTATTCAGGAGCCATCCGCTGCTTCAGTAGTTTACCTCTCAAACTTCGGC GGCGAACTCGTGCCCAATATGCGGCGTGTAGTCCCACTGGGTGCCGGTCCTGTTCATATCACGACGGTAGCAGAGCCTTCCGAGGTTCGGGTCATCGCTGCTGGGAAACATTCAATGGCTCTTTCGGTTGTAAACAAGCGCCTTTCAGTGTCCTCGTTGCCCCTATCG gatgtatgcgcattggCGGCAGTCAACGCACCTGGGATAGGCCATTCTATT TATAACCTCGGGAGCGATACTCCTCTATGCCTTGCACACCATGAGGAACTATCCAAGTATGCAATTGGATGCGTGCGACCAAGAACAGATGTGCTGGAAGAAAGGCATTTTGTCCGATTCCATGATGATTCAACTTTTAAAG ATCTGGGCCAATACAAGCTCAAGTACAGCGAAATGGTCACGAGTATTGGGGTTTACACACATGGCGGAAATTCATATATTTTGGCTGGAACAGCAATCATCAATCCAGGAGAGAATGAGCCTCTAGCAGGAAGAATAATTCTATTTGGGCAAGACGAAGAGAATATGATCAAGTTCAAGGCGAGTAAAGATGTAGAGGGTGGCGTATCGAGCATCAAGCAGCTTGGAGCAAGGATCATAGCAGCtattggtcatggg ATCTATCTCTATAACCTTGGTAGAGGTGAAGTTACCATAAGTGATCCTGTCGCGAGATGGGAAAGGGGATACATAGTGCATGATATCATCGTCCGCCCGAACATGATCGTTGTCAGCGACAGGCTTCGCTCTGTCTCAGTACTTCGTTTTATAGAGCGCACCTCGACGCCAGAATCACATGAAGAGATAGAGACAGAGGAGGATTCAACAATATTGCAGTTTGAGACTGTAGCCATGGATATGCATGCAGTTTGGCCAACAAGTGTAGAG ACGGATGGAAATATCCTCACTTGGGAATTGGAAGATGGTAACCTTGAGCCAAGGGCCGCATTCCATACCGGCGAGATTATACACAAATTTATCGCTT CTACGGCAAAATCTTCAGCGGGGCCAAGAACAGTTGCGATCTTTGTCACAAACACTGGTCGAATTGGGACGCTCTCGACAGTAGACGATGCCGATGCATTACAACTAACGAGACTCGAAATGAAACTTGGCGATGCAATCAAGGGCCTCGGTAATATAAAACATCCCGA ATGGCGCGCGCCCAAGCTTCTCCACACAGGAACAAAACCCCCACCTCGACGAGGGGTCACGGATGGAGACTTTATCAAAAAGTTCTTAGAGCTTAGTTCTGAAGAGGCAAAGAGGATCTTGTCTTCAGGAAGTGCTGCTGAAACAATTGGGTCAAATGAGGAAGCCCGGATTAGAAGGTGTCTGGATGCTATTTCAATGGAGCAATGA
- a CDS encoding COBW/P47K family protein — MDSDDEAPALILHEDISNDKESKPKQAIKVPLTIITGFLGSGKSTFLKYVLTEKHGYRIAIIMNEFGDTADIEGRAISVSSPDEPASLATEFLELANGCLCCSVKDSGAAAIENLMRKQGAFDYIMLETTGLADPGPIAAMFWQNEDFSEDIALDGVVCVVDGVFGLKELTSENRLASRRQIALADVLLVNKMDLASSNGGDIQELEQQIRALNPTAPLIQTTHGRVDLSKVLNTGAYNSFKAGNDQKLDVHAHADDHTHDGDDCHQHDIESISSVQVAIPALSETQLAKLDEWIRLVLWEKLIPDVEVLRCKGIYHTENGKSYILQGVQTLYDVTELPESDSDIGSGKGKVVLIGRGLSKNITNNLQEYLGVL, encoded by the exons ATGGATAGCGACGACGAAGCCCC TGCACTCATTCTTCACGAAGACATCTCGAATGATAAAGA GTCAAAACCTAAGCAGGCAATAAAGGTTCCACTCACGATCATCACTG GCTTTCTAGGCTCTG GCAAATCGACATTTCTCAA ATATGTGCTCACCGAGAAGCATGGATATCGTA TCGCAATCATCATGAATGAATTCGGAGATACTGCCGACATTGAAG GCCGCGCAATATCAGTTTCTTCTCCCGACGAACCCGCATCCCTCGCAACAGAGTTTCTAGAGTTGGCTAATGGCTGCCTTTGTTGTTCTGTCAAAGACTCGGGTGCAGCAGCAATCGAGAACTTGATGCGCAAGCAGGGTGCGTTTGATTACATTATGCTCGAAACAACCGGTCTCGCGGATCCTG GTCCGATTGCAGCGATGTTTTGGCAAAATGAAGATTTCAGTGAGGATATTGCGTTGGATGGGGTTGTATGCGTTGTAGATGGTGTGTTTGGACTCAAG GAACTGACATCCGAAAATAGATTAGCTAGCCGAAG GCAAATAGCTTTAGCAGACGTTCTCCTAGTCAATAAGATGGATCTTGCTTCATCCAACGGGGGAGACATACAAGAACTGGAGCAACAAATACGCGCACTGAATCCTACAGCCCCCTTGATACAAACGACGCATGGAAGGGTGGATTTGTCCAAGGTTCTCAACACTGGTGCATATAATTCGTTCAAAGCAGGGAACGACCAAAAACTCGATGTCCATGCGCACGCTGACGACCATACACATGATGGAGACGATTGCCATCAGCATGATATTGAAAGCATCTCCTCGGTCCAAGTCGCAATACCGGCACTTTCGGAAACGCAACTAGCCAAGTTAGACGAATGGATCCGCTTGGTGCTTTGGGAAAAGCTGATACCCGATGTGGAAGTCTTGCGTTGCAAAGGTATATATCATACCGAAAACGGCAAATCGTATATACTACAAGGCGTCCAAACGCTCTATGACGTGACAGAATTGCCGGAAAGCGATTCAGACATAGGTTCCGGAAAAGGGAAGGTGGTTTTAATTGGGAGGGGACTTTCCAAAAACATTACGAACAACCTACAAGAATATCTTGGTGTTTTGTAG